In Rhizoctonia solani chromosome 7, complete sequence, one DNA window encodes the following:
- a CDS encoding protein phosphatase 2C, whose translation MVGADVHTVAIALLVTVMFAALERLWHRHRFRADNPKYQSKSHPILAAADMLSSRDPVESPDAKSQAVTTAAGPSTNGALNQHSAAPYGYEVGVAHDRGQRRTMEDAYSFIVDFGNVRGQGYFAIFDGHAGKHAAEWCGQNFHKLFLGNLAEHNEPIPDILNRTFHAVDKELSDIAAQGATHSGCTAVTAFLRLEDAEGKPVKDPHGPCRRVLYTANAGDARGVLCRGGKAVRLTYDHKGSDKQEAKRIVDAGGFVLNNRVNGKRSPCVLAVTRSLGDSAMKEFVVGSPYTTETELSEDDEFVILACDGLWDVADDQAAVDIVRKAAPNSAQDAAKTLLEHALSSFSMDNVSVLVVRFLPVGASK comes from the exons ATGGTTGGCGCCGACGTCCATACGGTGGCCATCGCATTGCTCGTCACGGTCATGTTCGCCGCGCTCGAACGGCTCTGGCATCGCCACCG ATTCCGTGCAGATAACCCCAAGTACCAATCCAAGTCCCACCCTATACTCGCTGCTGCCGATATGCTGAGCTCACGAGATCCGGTCGAGAGTCCAGATGCCAAGTCACAGGCTGTGACCACTGCTGCCGGGCCCAGCACCAACGGA GCATTGAACCAACACTCGGCTGCACCCTACGGCTATGAAGTCGGTGTAGCCCACGACCGCGGCCAGAGACGCACCATGGAGGATGCTTATTCATTTATCGTCGATTTTGGCAACGTCCGTGGCCAGGGCTATTTCGCCATCTTTGACGGCCATGCAGGCAAACACGCTGCCGAGTGGTGTGGCCAGAACTTCCACAAG CTATTCCTCGGAAATCTCGCAGAGCACAACGAGCCTATCCCCGATATCCTCAACCGCACCTTCCACGCCGTCGACAAGGAGCTGTCCGACATTGCTGCCCAGGGCGCGACCCATTCAGGATGTACCGCCGTCACTGCGTTTTTGCGCCTCGAGGACGCCGAGGGAAAGCCCGTCAAAG ACCCCCACGGACCGTGTCGCCGAGTGCTCTACACCGCCAACGCAGGCGACGCACGTGGTGTCCTCTGTCGGGGCGGGAAAGCCGTCCGGCTTACGTATGACCACAAGGGCAGCGACAAGCAAGAAGCCAAACGCATCGTCGATGCCGGTGGATTCGTCCTCAACAATCGAGTCAACGGCAAGCGTTCTCCCT GTGTACTCGCCGTCACACGCTCGCTCGGCGACTCGGCCATGAAAGAGTTCGTCGTGGGGAGTCCGTACACGACAGAAACCGAACTCTCGGAAGACGACGAGTTTGTCATTCTCGCCTGCGATGGG CTCTGGGATGTGGCAGACGACCAAGCCGCAGTCGATATCGTCCGCAAAGCCGCCCCCAACTCGGCCCAAGACGCCGCCAAGACCTTGCTCGAGCACGCGCTTTCCAGCTTCTCGATGGACAACGTGAGCGTCTTGGTCGTTCGGTTCTTGCCCGTCGGAGCGTCCAAATAG
- a CDS encoding Muskelin codes for MSTTLSLFDSSLPPSAELNYIIDSCSSFTAGYPPENIYTDHPDDPKSRWSTERHGDPGIQESQWVMLSLEKPSVVTMIRFGKFMKAHPCNVSAFKVYGGLGTKDSEMHELIRGKLRDDDIPQTFTLNYKTPGAGVPFPCRYIKICPISPHGTSYNMSIWHVGLSGIKEEGFVKRVYDNYIKHKETLALHLILKHLRRSNFLDAHTSLLAQTGLRTEHPKITQLHDSLVLNADLVTTEALVKSIAGEEGLFEHCARVSPPAIQELIGFWSYTTSTNQWKLIHEDTAAVGGPSARSCHNMVYCHTNRTLYVLGQLKDQPRPNGGNPQPQRADAEFFKCSLDATGEGGTWTLLNPSGVEAAGGPHSISDHQMIIDEENSLMYVFGGRMEHISDRDGMHMYSGMYSFNLVTETWTHIFHDPARNDGPSPNPINIYSRTGHGMVLYPPTNEIFIVGGRRSNPRWVPDMYSFTHTTLATQRIPLDPSIIHSVTASRVCIDEKAGEIYILITQHNERDRTRADPATFMTYHIEKKLWVRSEPRIGPLRPSPSGDVWESLELPRPRSAHQVVYDSANRVFYIPTVSELLRKALLAVRKFRFKLMCDTVPPFEALTYLQTEVSEVVDSDEELEAANLRSLLSYLLSRTSDGDTTMNGDGAKANEATRKERRELFDFLMQFVDPAEREPETELRDIVENV; via the exons ATGTCCACCACCCTATCTCTATTCGATTCGAGTCTCCCGCCCTCGGCCGAACTCAATTATATCATCGATTCGTGTAGCTCATTCACGGCTGGCTACCCACCCGAAAATATTTAT ACCGATCATCCTGACGATCCCAAATCTCGCTGGTCGACTGAGCGACATGGCGATCCTGGAATTCAAGAGAGCCAATGGGTGATGCTGAGTTTGGAGAAGCCGAGTGTAGTTA CAATGATTCGGTTCGGCAAG TTTATGAAAGCTCATCCATGTAATGTCTCGGCGTTCAAGGTCTACGGCGGTCTCGGCACCAAAGATTCCGAAATGCATGAACTTATCCGGGGGAAACTGAGGGACGATGATATTCCTCAAACGTTCACCCTCAACTACAAGACCCCTGGCGCTGGAGTCCCATTCCCATGTCGATACATCAAGATATGTCCGATCTC ACCGCATGGAACTAGCTACAACATGAGCATTTGGCATGTCGGCCTGTCTGGGATTAAGGAGGAAGGATTCGTAAAAAGGGTGTATGATAACTACATCAAG CATAAAGAAACCCTCGCTCTACACCTGATCCTCAAGCATCTCCGACGCTCGAATTTCCTTGATGCCCACACATCTCTCCTCGCCCAAACCGGCCTCCGAACCGAACATCCAAAAATAACACAACTCCACGATTCACTCGTCCTGAACGCAGACTTGGTCACGACGGAAGCATTAGTCAAGTCGATAGCTGGGGAAGAAGGTTTGTTCGAACATTGCGCGAGAGTTAGTCCTCCTGC GATCCAAGAACTTATCGGATTTTGGTCCTACACAACTTCTACGAACCAATGGAAACTTATTCATGAAGATACTGCAGCGGTCGGGGGCCCAAGTGCAAGGAGCTGCCACAACATGGTATACTGCCATACTAATCGTACGCTCTACGTACTTGGACAGCTCAAGGACCAACCGAGGCCGAATGGTGGCAACCCTCAACCTCAACGGGCGGATGCGGAATTCTTCAAGTGCTCGTTGGATGCGACAGGTGAAGGTGGGACATGGACGCTGTTGAACCCTAGTGGAGTC GAAGCAGCTGGGGGACCTCACTCGATATCCGACCATCAAATGATTATCGACGAGGAAAACAGCCTCATGTACGTATTCGGAGGAAGGATGGAGCACATATCCGACCGGGATGGAATGCATATGTATTCGGGGATGTACTCATTCAACCTGGTGACCGAGACTTGGACGCATATATT CCACGATCCGGCGCGAAACGACGGTCCTTCTCCGAATCCCATAAACATCTATTCTCGGACAG GCCACGGAATGGTTCTTTACCCGCCAACTAACGAGATATTCATTGTTGGTGGACGACGGTCGAATCCACGCTGGGTGCCAGACATGTACTCGTTTACACACACCACGCTCGCTACCCAACGGATCCCACTGGACCCATCAATTATACACTCCGTGACCGCGTCGAGGGTATGTATCGATGAAAAGGCTGGAGAGATTTACAT ATTGATAACACAACATAACGAACGAGATCGCACCCGCGCAGACCCAGCGACATTCATGACGTACCACATTGAAAAAAAGCTATGGGTTCGTTCTGAACCTCGGATTGGGCCACTTAGACCGAGCCCGAGTGGAGATGTATGGGAAAGTCTTGAACTCCCAAGGCCGAGGTCTGCGCATCAGGTTGTGTATGATTCAGCAAATCGTGTGTTTTACAT ACCGACAGTCAGTGAGCTCCTTCGTAAAGCCCTTCTTGCTGTGCGAAAATTCCG GTTCAAGCTGATGTGCGACACTGTGCCTCCATTCGAAGCACTCACATACCTGCAAACAGAAGTCTCGGAAGTGGTAGACAGCGACGAAGAACTGGAGGCCGCCAATTTACGAAGTCTACTATCTTATTTATTGAGCCGAACCAGTGATGGCGATACGACTATGAATGGTGATGGTGCCAAAGCAAACGAAGCAACGAGGAAAGAAAGAAGAGAACTATTTGATTTCTTGATGCAGTTTGTGGACCCGGCCGAGAGAGAACCAGAGACTGAGCTCAGGGATATTGTGGAGAATGTCTAG
- a CDS encoding bleomycin hydrolase: MGSAQSVTATIPRVATLDVAGPVSADGSLSLDALKSWEESPPSQARTHDLSQDGPQIGHCSPNVVVSDAHIFNLTVPFETGPVTNQKSSGRCWLFATTNVLRYHIIQQLNLGDFQLSQSYLFFADKLEKANYYLELSIQHASEPLDSRLVSHLATAPINDGGQWDMARNLLERYGVVPQAVFPESYSSSNSGGLNSVLTSRLREMALQLRELTNGVGVMRARALKEEFVAEIWKAMSTAMGVPPRPDETFVWDYKDKDGKVKSWEGTPREFYKALEAFSLINDPRNEYNKLYTVEALGNVWGMRSIAYVNTESKRLKEAIVTSIKAGQPVFFGCDVGKFLDSPHGIMDLDAYDFKNALGLNYAMSKSQRLRTGDSAMTHAMVISGVHLDKQGNPVRYRIENSWGDVNGDKGYYVMTDRWFDEYVFQVVVPRQLASRDLVKVLDGGNPVVLPAWDPMGALA; encoded by the exons ATGGGATCTGCTCAGTCTGTTACTGCTACCATTCCT CGCGTCGCCACTTTGGATGTTGCCGGGCCCGTATCGGCAGATGGATCACTCTCTCTCGACGCTCTCAAGTCGTGGGAAGAATCACCGCCAT ctcaagctcgCACGCACGATCTTAGCCAAGACGGACCTCAAATCGGCCATTGTTCACCAAACGTTGTCGTCTCGGACGCACACATCTTCAACCTCACAGTTCCATTTGAAACCGGCCCAGTCACGAACCAGAAATCGAGTGGACGCTGTTGGTTGTTTGCTACGACC AATGTGTTGCGCTACCATATTATCCAGCAACTCAATCTCGGGGACTTCCAGTTGTCTCAATCGTACTTGTTCTTTGCGGACAAGTTGGAAAAGGCCAATTACTATCTCGAGTTATCAATCCAACATGCTTCCGAGCCTCTGGACTCACGATTGGTCTCCCACCTCGCCACAGCCCCTATCAACGATGGAGGACAATGGGACATGGCGCGCAACCTTCTTGAGCGATACGGTGTTGTTCCTCAAGCTGTATTCCCCGAGTCATACTCGTCTTCCAACTCGGGTGGGTTGAACAGCGTTCTTACCTCGCGACTCCGCGAAATGGCTCTTCAGTTGAGGGAGCTCACAAACGGAGTGGGTGTCATGCGCGCAAGGGCATTGAAGGAGGAGTTTGTTGCCGAGATCTGGAAGGCAATGTCAACTGCAATGGGTGTTCCCCCAAGGCCAGACGAGACGTTTGTTTGGGATTATAAGGACAAGGATGGAAAGGTCAAATCTTGGGAGGGTACTCCTCGGGAATTCTACAAG GCACTGGAAGCATTCTCGCTCATCAACGACCCCCGAAACGAGTACAACAAACTGTATACCGTCGAGGCGTTGGGTAACGTCTGGGGGATGCGCAGTATCGCAT ATGTAAACACCGAATCTAAACGACTCAAGGAAGCCATCGTCACT TCTATCAAAGCCGGTCAACCGGTGTTTTTCGGCTGTGACGTTGGCAAGTTTTTGGATTCTCCACATGGAATCATGGATTTGGATGCATATGATTTCAAG AACGCATTGGGCCTAAACTATGCCATGTCCAAATCCCAACGTCTCCGCACTGGAGACAGCGCCATGACCCACGCGATGGTCATCTCGGGTGTACACCTTGACAAGCAGGGCAACCCAGTTCGGTACAGGATTGAAAACTCGTGGGGTGATGTGAATGGAGATAAAGGATACTACGTGATGACCGATCGGTGGTTCGACGA GTATGTATTCCAAGTAGTTGTCCCACGTCAGCTTGCGTCTCGTGACTTGGTCAAGGTTCTGGACGGTGGAAACCCGGTTGTTTTGCCCGCCTGGGATCCCATG GGTGCGCTCGCGTAA
- a CDS encoding dehydrodolichyl diphosphate synthetase translates to MTLAKNKLDELCSHGDLLDKYQVRLNVLGKTELLPPDVLEVVHRAEAMTAKHNGAILNICMPYTSREEITSAVESIVRSHQSGEIELDDITPETLEARLYTKLRDSPKLDILVRTSGVHRLSDFLLWQACADTQIHFSNVYWPDFALRDLVPVLLDYQRKQWGF, encoded by the exons ATGACACTTGCAAAGAATAAACTGGACGAGCTGTGCTCTCATGG GGACCTGTTAGATAAATACCAAGTTCGCCTCAATGTTCTCGGGAAAACCGAGCTTCTGCCCCCCGACGTCTTGGAAGTTGTACATCGAGCTGAGGCTATGACTGCCAAGCACAATGG TGCAATCCTGAACATATGCATGCCTTATACGTCCCGCGAAGAAATAACCTCGGCGGTAGAGTCAATTGTGAGGTCTCACCAAAGTGGGGAGATTGAACTAGA TGACATAACCCCTGAAACCCTCGAAGCAAGACTGTACACGAAATTAAGAGATAGCCCAAAACTGGACATCCTTGTAAGAACAAGCGGTGTTCATCGACTGAGCGATTTCTTGCTTTGGCAG GCATGTGCGGACACGCAAATACACTTTTCCAACGTCTACTGGCCGGATTTTGCTCTCAGAGACCTCGTACCAGTATTATTAGACTACCAAAGGAAGCAATGGGGCTTCTAA